A region of Chiloscyllium punctatum isolate Juve2018m chromosome 44, sChiPun1.3, whole genome shotgun sequence DNA encodes the following proteins:
- the guca1aa gene encoding guanylyl cyclase-activating protein 1 isoform X2 has product MGNSQGTTVDDLQAVELHHWYKKFMVECPSGQLTLHEFKQFFGLKGLNQEANAYIEQMFKTFDMNKDGYIDFMEYVAALSLVLRGKMEQKLRWYFKLYDVDGNGCIDRHELLNIIKAIRAINGCEQDMSAEEFTNRVFDNIDINGDGELSLEEFVEGAKKDKEFCDVMMNSLDLTHIVTMIHNRRHSV; this is encoded by the exons ATGGGAAACTCACAAGGCACCACTGTGGATGACCTACAGGCAGTGGAGCTTCACCACTGGTACAAGAAGTTCATGGTTGAATGCCCATCCGGACAGCTGACCCTGCACGAGTTCAAACAATTCTTTGGCCTTAAGGGATTGAACCAAGAAGCTAATGCCTACATTGAACAGATGTTTAAGACTTTTGATATGAATAAG GATGGGTACATTGACTTCATGGAGTATGTGGCTGCCCTTAGCTTAGTCCTCCGAGGTAAAATGGAGCAGAAATTGCGCTGGTATTTCAAGCTGTATGATGTGGATGGCAATGGCTGTATTGACAGACACGAACTGCTTAACATCATTAAG GCTATCCGTGCCATTAACGGTTGTGAACAGGACATGTCGGCAGAAGAGTTCACAAACCGTGTCTTTGACAATATTGATATTAATGGAGATG GGGAACTTTCACTTGAAGAGTTTGTTGAAGGAGCCAAGAAAGACAAAGAGTTTTGTGATGTGATGATGAATAGTCTAGACCTCACTCATATTGTTACAATGATTCATAATCGAAGACACAGTGTGTAA
- the guca1aa gene encoding guanylyl cyclase-activating protein 1 isoform X1, producing MGNSQGTTVDDLQAVELHHWYKKFMVECPSGQLTLHEFKQFFGLKGLNQEANAYIEQMFKTFDMNKDGYIDFMEYVAALSLVLRGKMEQKLRWYFKLYDVDGNGCIDRHELLNIIKKLTIGPSEPMLGLLLQKCLLIPSQPFQAIRAINGCEQDMSAEEFTNRVFDNIDINGDGELSLEEFVEGAKKDKEFCDVMMNSLDLTHIVTMIHNRRHSV from the exons ATGGGAAACTCACAAGGCACCACTGTGGATGACCTACAGGCAGTGGAGCTTCACCACTGGTACAAGAAGTTCATGGTTGAATGCCCATCCGGACAGCTGACCCTGCACGAGTTCAAACAATTCTTTGGCCTTAAGGGATTGAACCAAGAAGCTAATGCCTACATTGAACAGATGTTTAAGACTTTTGATATGAATAAG GATGGGTACATTGACTTCATGGAGTATGTGGCTGCCCTTAGCTTAGTCCTCCGAGGTAAAATGGAGCAGAAATTGCGCTGGTATTTCAAGCTGTATGATGTGGATGGCAATGGCTGTATTGACAGACACGAACTGCTTAACATCATTAAG aaGCTGACCATTGGGCCCAGTGAACCTATGTTGGGACTTCTACTCCAGAAATGTCTTCTCATTCCATCTCAGCCTTTCCAG GCTATCCGTGCCATTAACGGTTGTGAACAGGACATGTCGGCAGAAGAGTTCACAAACCGTGTCTTTGACAATATTGATATTAATGGAGATG GGGAACTTTCACTTGAAGAGTTTGTTGAAGGAGCCAAGAAAGACAAAGAGTTTTGTGATGTGATGATGAATAGTCTAGACCTCACTCATATTGTTACAATGATTCATAATCGAAGACACAGTGTGTAA